A window from Myripristis murdjan chromosome 11, fMyrMur1.1, whole genome shotgun sequence encodes these proteins:
- the odad1 gene encoding coiled-coil domain-containing protein 114 isoform X2 has translation MDIDGTESELAKLQRQFKIMGRDLQAYNTRAQEQIRKQRQEVERLQREQEELQRSLQMYENVSPRQKGSEDAQRLCADLGQVEEELEREKQCQNELKKEISDMEKKLTELRKGTVDTHKSEAQRTQKAIRTLENKLHRATICFNEEMTANKHLREELENLQVERSSFQKLYHRLVKELQDIRKDIGKTVTLSIAAHDARVEAQSKITMMKEKAVKDLGQHNAEMKEAEKVIAHERLLKEFMTTKCSERTGQDEDQEMGRRQLSGLKEHKLTGSGEESVETLQEVFERIQAVTGEDNLDMLVTRFIQAEDQNFALFNFVNEQNTEAEALMEQINQIQAKMEQFQVERLQQKEVQQTLLRDIEGCQRGTESKAEEYEKEASVVSKTLDQIKTGLNSILSKLECDRSVLEDKLGSSAGISESNIMSYVGLVEEKTNKLLTLQAFINSKDADRDYNPEDLAMSLLGQNLGMLKENTMIQPPIIEEESLPDEEGRPLSQDELCERIMKSLQV, from the exons ATGGATATAGATGGCACAG AATCGGAGCTGGCCAAACTGCAGAGACAGTTTAAGATCATGGGCAGAGATTTGCAGGCCTACAACACCCGGGCGCAGGAGCAGATTCGCAAACAACG GCAAGAGGTAGAGCGGctgcagagagagcaggaggaactgCAGAGAAGTCTGCAGATGTATGAGAATGTGTCCCCGCGGCAGAAGGGCAGTGAGGACGCCCAGAGACTCTGTGCAGACCTGGGGCAGGttgaggaggagctggagagggagaagCAGTGTCAGAATGAACTAAAGAAGGAG ATCTCGGACATGGAGAAGAAGCTGACCGAGCTGAGAAAAGGTACCGTTGACACACACAAGTCTGAGGCACAGCGGACTCAGAAGGCCATACGCACCTTGGAAAACAAACTACACAGA GCCACTATTTGCTTCAATGAGGAGATGACTGCAAACAAACATCTGAGAGAAGAGTTGGAGAATCTGCAGGTGGAGCGTTCCTCTTTCCAGAAGCTGTACCACAGGCTGGTCAAG gagctgcaggataTCCGCAAGGACATTGGGAAAACCGTTACCCTGTCTATTGCTGCTCACGATGCCAG GGTGGAGGCTCAGTCCAAGATAACCATGATGAAGGAAAAGGCGGTGAAGGACCTTGGCCAGCACAATGCTGAGATGAAAGAAGCGGAGAAGGTTATTGCACATGAGCGGCTCCTCAAAGAGTTTATGACCACCAAGTGCAGCGAGAGGACGGGCCAGGATGAGGATCAGGAGATGGGACGCAGACAGT TATCAGGGCTGAAGGAGCACAAGCTGACTGGCTCAGGGGAGGAGTCAGTGGAGACTCTGCAGGAGGTTTTTGAGAGGATTCAGGCTGTGACAGGAGAGGACAACCTGGACATGCTGGTCACCAGGTTCATCCAGG CTGAGGACCAGAATTTTGCTCTCTTCAATTTTGTGAATGAACAAAACACTGAGGCTGAGGCACTGATGGAGCAAATCAACCAG ATCCAGGCTAAAATGGAGCAGTTTCAAGTGGAACGTTTACAACAGAAGGAAGTCCAGCAGACTTTGCTGAGAGACATTGAGGGGTGTCAGAGGGGGACAGAATCCAAAGCTGAGGAGTATGAAAAAGAAGCCAGCGTTGTGAGCAAAACCCTGGACCAGATTAAAACAG GGTTGAACAGCATCTTGTCCAAGCTCGAGTGTGACCGCTCTGTGTTAGAAGATAAGCTGGGCTCCTCTGCAGGGATCAGCGAGAGCAACATCATGTCCTACGTGGGTCTGGTGGAAGAGAAGACCAATAAGCTGCTCACTTTGCAAGCTTTCATCAACTCCAAA GATGCAGACAGAGACTACAATCCAGAAGACCTGGCCATGTCCCTGTTGGGTCAAAACCTAGGAATGCTTAAGGAGAATACTATGATCCAACCACCAATCATTGA AGAGGAATCCCTCCCTGATGAAGAAGGACGGCCTCTTTCTCAGGATGAACTTTGTGAAAGGATTATGAAAAGC CTTCAGGTGTAA
- the LOC115367982 gene encoding uncharacterized protein LOC115367982 — MDVDSTNVKMVQHSKCYCSVPNCSNSKRKQPYLSFHDFPADYMLRQQWAKAIRREEGPFFTILRGSTFVCSRHFRPGEIYVKEGGSRPRLKRGSIPSRFVWNDWGTREVPVPPPPERPAGLRVRDLRALMDHDYCPMPHGAVDAAADRREVLEWKVMEVEDEAVPVPVQTQQPALNRFCSTDEEFFFFTHFTSERVFLWFWESVEPSASTFVCWSEAQRQALGTPGPEQELALVDECFLFLCRIAAGLEEQALASMFSISLSSVKSTILTWTRYLYLLLGSLPSWMTREQVQATTPDEILRCCPEVRVIVGSTQICCEAASSLPPQSETTFKGLIGIAPCGAITFMSKLYAGSISEQELTRKSNLLSLLEPGDGVMAGLGFQIERMLAEVGATLVAPPQLSRDDAERTEAVARLGLLVERAIHRVKEYHIWDGVLPISLRGSINQLWLICCLLSNYQGPFDIKEDQPV, encoded by the exons ATGGATGTTGACAGCACTAACGTGAAAATGGTGCAGCACAGCAAATGCTACTGCAGTGTGCCAAACTGCTCCAACAGCAAGCGCAAACAGCCGTATCTGAGCTTCCACGACTTCCCGGCTGATTATATGCTGCGGCAACAGTGGGCCAAGGCGATCAGGCGAGAGGAGGGTCCCTTCTTCACCATCCTGCGGGGCAGCACCTTCGTGTGCAGCAGGCACTTCCGGCCCGGGGAGATCTACGTGAAGGAGGGGGGCAGCAGACCGCGGCTGAAGAGGGGCTCCATCCCTTCCAGGTTCGTGTGGAACGACTGGGGGACCCGGGAGGTGCCCGTTCCGCCGCCGCCGGAGCGCCCCGCTGGGCTGCGGGTCAGAGACCTGAGGGCTCTCATGGATCACGACTACTGCCCTATGCCTCATG GTGCCgtggatgctgctgctgacagaaGGGAGGTGCTGGAGTGGAAAGTGATGGAGGTGGAGGATGAGGCAGTGCCGGTACCCGTCCAGACACAGCAGCCCGCGCTGAACCGCTTTTGCTCCACAGATGAAgagttcttcttcttcacacACTTCACCTCCGAGAGGGTTTTCCTGTGGTTCTGGGAGTCTGTTGAACCATCTGCCTCCACGTTTGTCTGCTGGAGCGAGGCGCAGAGACAGGCTCTGGGCACACCTGGCCCCGAGCAGGAACTGGCCCTGGTGGATGAGTGCTTCCTGTTTCTTTGCCGCATTGCTGCTGGACTTGAGGAACAGGCGCTGGCATCCATGTTCAGCATCAGCTTGTCCTCTGTCAAATCCACCATCCTAACATGGACCAGATACTTGTACCTACTCCTCGGCTCCCTGCCCTCATGGATGACCCGAGAGCAGGTGCAGGCAACTACACCTGACGAAATCCTGCGATGCTGCCCAGAGGTGCGGGTGATAGTCGGCTCCACGCAGATCTGCTGCGAGGCGGCATCTTCGCTCCCCCCGCAGTCTGAAACAACCTTCAAAGGGCTGATTGGCATCGCCCCCTGCGGCGCCATTACATTTATGTCTAAGCTTTACGCCGGATCTATCTCTGAACAGGAACTCACACGAAAATCAAACTTGCTAAGTCTGCTGGAGCCAGGAGATGGAGTGATGGCTGGCTTGGGCTTTCAGATTGAGAGGATGCTGGCGGAGGTAGGGGCCACCCTGGTCGCTCCCCCTCAGCTGAGCAGGGACGATGCTGAGAGGACAGAAGCAGTAGCCCGTCTTGGACTGCTGGTAGAGAGAGCAATCCACAGAGTGAAGGAGTACCACATCTGGGACGGGGTTCTTCCCATCTCTCTCAGAGGCTCCATCAACCAGCTGTGGCTCATCTGCTGCCTCCTGTCAAATTACCAGGGTCCTTTTGACATTAAGGAGGACCAACCTGTTTGA
- the odad1 gene encoding coiled-coil domain-containing protein 114 isoform X1: protein MSLCSATRSDACRLLFFFLLTFLLRFLADEKQLRHTAAPYRPGAPPPAARSLPSPSNSVQQQSLLLNPLGNLDTFQQDYYWRKISKSLTYSHTSTMDIDGTESELAKLQRQFKIMGRDLQAYNTRAQEQIRKQRQEVERLQREQEELQRSLQMYENVSPRQKGSEDAQRLCADLGQVEEELEREKQCQNELKKEISDMEKKLTELRKGTVDTHKSEAQRTQKAIRTLENKLHRATICFNEEMTANKHLREELENLQVERSSFQKLYHRLVKELQDIRKDIGKTVTLSIAAHDARVEAQSKITMMKEKAVKDLGQHNAEMKEAEKVIAHERLLKEFMTTKCSERTGQDEDQEMGRRQLSGLKEHKLTGSGEESVETLQEVFERIQAVTGEDNLDMLVTRFIQAEDQNFALFNFVNEQNTEAEALMEQINQIQAKMEQFQVERLQQKEVQQTLLRDIEGCQRGTESKAEEYEKEASVVSKTLDQIKTGLNSILSKLECDRSVLEDKLGSSAGISESNIMSYVGLVEEKTNKLLTLQAFINSKDADRDYNPEDLAMSLLGQNLGMLKENTMIQPPIIEEESLPDEEGRPLSQDELCERIMKSLQV from the exons ATGTCTTTGTGTTCAGCCACCAGGAGCGATGCTTGCcggttgttgttcttcttcctccttaCTTTTCTTCTTCGGTTTCTGGCAGACGAGAAGCAGCTAAGGCACACTGCTGCCCCCTACAG ACCCGGAGCCCCTCCCCCTGCAGCGCGCTCACTCCCGTCACCTAGCAACAGTGTCCAACAACAGTCTCTGCTCCTAAACCCACTGGGGAATTTGGACACCTTTCAGCAG GACTATTACTGGAGGAAGATCAGCAAGAGTCTAACTTACTCACACACCAGCACGATGGATATAGATGGCACAG AATCGGAGCTGGCCAAACTGCAGAGACAGTTTAAGATCATGGGCAGAGATTTGCAGGCCTACAACACCCGGGCGCAGGAGCAGATTCGCAAACAACG GCAAGAGGTAGAGCGGctgcagagagagcaggaggaactgCAGAGAAGTCTGCAGATGTATGAGAATGTGTCCCCGCGGCAGAAGGGCAGTGAGGACGCCCAGAGACTCTGTGCAGACCTGGGGCAGGttgaggaggagctggagagggagaagCAGTGTCAGAATGAACTAAAGAAGGAG ATCTCGGACATGGAGAAGAAGCTGACCGAGCTGAGAAAAGGTACCGTTGACACACACAAGTCTGAGGCACAGCGGACTCAGAAGGCCATACGCACCTTGGAAAACAAACTACACAGA GCCACTATTTGCTTCAATGAGGAGATGACTGCAAACAAACATCTGAGAGAAGAGTTGGAGAATCTGCAGGTGGAGCGTTCCTCTTTCCAGAAGCTGTACCACAGGCTGGTCAAG gagctgcaggataTCCGCAAGGACATTGGGAAAACCGTTACCCTGTCTATTGCTGCTCACGATGCCAG GGTGGAGGCTCAGTCCAAGATAACCATGATGAAGGAAAAGGCGGTGAAGGACCTTGGCCAGCACAATGCTGAGATGAAAGAAGCGGAGAAGGTTATTGCACATGAGCGGCTCCTCAAAGAGTTTATGACCACCAAGTGCAGCGAGAGGACGGGCCAGGATGAGGATCAGGAGATGGGACGCAGACAGT TATCAGGGCTGAAGGAGCACAAGCTGACTGGCTCAGGGGAGGAGTCAGTGGAGACTCTGCAGGAGGTTTTTGAGAGGATTCAGGCTGTGACAGGAGAGGACAACCTGGACATGCTGGTCACCAGGTTCATCCAGG CTGAGGACCAGAATTTTGCTCTCTTCAATTTTGTGAATGAACAAAACACTGAGGCTGAGGCACTGATGGAGCAAATCAACCAG ATCCAGGCTAAAATGGAGCAGTTTCAAGTGGAACGTTTACAACAGAAGGAAGTCCAGCAGACTTTGCTGAGAGACATTGAGGGGTGTCAGAGGGGGACAGAATCCAAAGCTGAGGAGTATGAAAAAGAAGCCAGCGTTGTGAGCAAAACCCTGGACCAGATTAAAACAG GGTTGAACAGCATCTTGTCCAAGCTCGAGTGTGACCGCTCTGTGTTAGAAGATAAGCTGGGCTCCTCTGCAGGGATCAGCGAGAGCAACATCATGTCCTACGTGGGTCTGGTGGAAGAGAAGACCAATAAGCTGCTCACTTTGCAAGCTTTCATCAACTCCAAA GATGCAGACAGAGACTACAATCCAGAAGACCTGGCCATGTCCCTGTTGGGTCAAAACCTAGGAATGCTTAAGGAGAATACTATGATCCAACCACCAATCATTGA AGAGGAATCCCTCCCTGATGAAGAAGGACGGCCTCTTTCTCAGGATGAACTTTGTGAAAGGATTATGAAAAGC CTTCAGGTGTAA